Proteins encoded within one genomic window of Rickettsiales bacterium:
- a CDS encoding carbon-nitrogen hydrolase family protein, with amino-acid sequence MMKLACIQITSTDSIQDNIMMIAPMVRQAAAEGATLIALPENAFLMASGRKFHEQVTLENEHPGIAAAQFWAIELNVWIIIGSVTVKDTVDARKYANRQLIISPNADITARYDKIHLFDISIPQGESHQESARFEYGEQAILTKAANAALGLSICYDVRFPYLYRALAKAGAEILTIPAAFTQFTGEKGGWHVLCRARAMETGCFVIAPAQCGEHWASRKTYGHSLIINPWGEILAEGSGQPGIIYAEIDLAEVPQTRQLMPSLNHDRKFTL; translated from the coding sequence ATGATGAAACTCGCCTGCATTCAAATCACCAGTACGGATTCGATCCAAGATAATATCATGATGATCGCACCCATGGTGAGACAAGCTGCAGCCGAGGGCGCGACGTTGATTGCCTTGCCTGAAAATGCTTTCCTTATGGCCTCAGGGCGAAAATTCCATGAACAAGTCACCTTAGAGAACGAACATCCGGGCATTGCCGCCGCGCAATTTTGGGCAATAGAACTGAATGTTTGGATTATCATCGGCAGCGTCACGGTGAAAGATACAGTCGATGCACGCAAATACGCCAATCGACAACTTATTATTTCCCCTAACGCAGACATCACCGCGCGCTATGATAAAATTCACCTGTTCGATATTTCTATCCCCCAAGGCGAATCGCATCAGGAATCGGCGCGGTTTGAATATGGCGAGCAGGCCATCCTGACCAAAGCGGCAAATGCGGCGCTCGGATTATCCATCTGCTATGATGTGCGCTTCCCTTACCTTTACCGTGCGCTCGCCAAAGCCGGTGCCGAGATTCTGACTATCCCCGCCGCCTTTACCCAATTTACCGGTGAAAAAGGCGGCTGGCATGTCCTGTGCCGCGCCCGCGCGATGGAAACCGGGTGTTTTGTAATCGCCCCCGCTCAATGCGGCGAACATTGGGCTAGCCGTAAAACCTATGGCCACTCGCTTATCATCAACCCTTGGGGCGAAATCCTCGCCGAAGGGTCCGGCCAACCAGGTATTATCTACGCCGAGATTGACCTTGCCGAAGTCCCCCAAACTCGCCAACTTATGCCCAGCTTAAACCATGATAGAAAGTTCACCTTATGA
- a CDS encoding pyridoxamine 5'-phosphate oxidase family protein, giving the protein MSILEAGFPAIWRAVSEQISLAAQGRGHPWHLMNLATISPDGFPEARTVVLREFEQDKPALWFHSDARSPKVLGLEISDGDVELMVYDPKQRRQLRCRGKAILHHADNRARMRWDASKDSSRRCYMAGTGPSERVESRDSTLPAAVTHKVPTHAEAEPGFLHFTAVECRINYIDVLQLNALGGERCKLHFQQGELEKGEWLAP; this is encoded by the coding sequence ATGAGCATTCTTGAAGCTGGCTTTCCGGCTATTTGGCGCGCGGTTTCAGAGCAAATTTCTTTGGCAGCGCAAGGTCGCGGCCATCCGTGGCATTTAATGAATTTAGCCACAATTTCGCCAGATGGTTTTCCGGAGGCACGCACGGTGGTGTTACGCGAGTTCGAACAAGATAAGCCTGCGCTATGGTTTCATAGTGATGCGCGCAGCCCGAAAGTTTTAGGGTTAGAGATCAGCGACGGCGATGTGGAGTTGATGGTGTATGATCCCAAACAGCGCCGTCAATTGCGCTGCCGTGGCAAAGCTATTTTGCATCACGCCGATAACCGTGCGCGTATGCGTTGGGACGCCTCGAAAGATAGCAGCCGTCGGTGTTACATGGCCGGTACGGGCCCATCCGAGAGAGTAGAGTCACGTGATTCGACCTTGCCGGCAGCCGTCACTCATAAAGTGCCAACTCATGCCGAGGCTGAGCCGGGGTTTTTGCATTTCACGGCGGTAGAATGCCGGATTAATTATATTGATGTGTTGCAGTTAAACGCCCTTGGCGGCGAGCGCTGTAAATTGCATTTTCAGCAAGGTGAGCTAGAAAAAGGCGAGTGGCTCGCGCCGTAA
- a CDS encoding ABC transporter substrate-binding protein — MKQVVLSLFLMIAFAFTAQANEEGARKFALDTANQAVEVLASGTSDSAKLQSLEDLFKAAVNTDWIGRFVVGKHWRNMDATQQKSYLANYKAFLVKHYTSNFTEYAEGTEFEVTRSKVLKKNQYMVSMNIKRPTGGAAVKVDYRMRQKSGKYAIIDIVVEGVSLLNTQRSEFSSVIQRKGFDHLIEQLQPKS; from the coding sequence ATGAAACAGGTGGTTTTGTCACTTTTTTTGATGATCGCTTTTGCGTTCACTGCGCAAGCAAATGAAGAGGGTGCTCGTAAATTTGCATTAGATACTGCGAACCAAGCGGTGGAGGTGTTGGCTTCTGGCACGTCGGATTCAGCGAAATTGCAGTCATTAGAAGACCTCTTTAAGGCGGCGGTAAATACCGATTGGATCGGTCGATTCGTGGTTGGTAAGCATTGGCGCAATATGGACGCGACGCAACAAAAGAGTTATTTGGCGAATTACAAAGCATTTCTTGTAAAGCATTATACATCCAATTTTACGGAATATGCTGAAGGCACTGAATTTGAAGTGACTCGTAGTAAGGTATTGAAGAAAAATCAATATATGGTGAGCATGAATATTAAGCGCCCGACGGGTGGCGCGGCAGTAAAAGTCGATTACCGTATGCGTCAAAAGAGCGGTAAATACGCAATTATTGATATTGTGGTGGAAGGTGTGAGTCTGTTGAACACGCAACGTTCAGAATTCTCATCGGTTATTCAGCGTAAAGGCTTTGATCATTTAATCGAGCAATTGCAGCCGAAAAGCTAG
- the metE gene encoding 5-methyltetrahydropteroyltriglutamate--homocysteine S-methyltransferase, producing MVIAANLGFPRIGAQRELKKAVESYWKGSMTADMLMQVAADLRREHWTLQHRQGIDHIPSNDFSFYDQVLDMICTTGAIPERYNFEGEQVDLTTYFAMARGAQQGGLDVPAMEMTKWFDTNYHYIVPEFSAETDFKYLSRKAVEQFKEAKEQGIHTRPVIIGPVTFLLLGKMKGAENALGLLPKLLPVYEELLAELAAAGADWIQVDEPMLVMDLPAGAKEAYTTAFDKLNAVSGKLHLMVTTYFDTLGDNLETAVNLNAAGLHIDLIRAPKQLDAVLAAWPGKKALSLGVIDGRNIWRGDLTQAVKVIEKAADAIGTEWIQVAPSCSLLHTPVDLDQEKELDAELRGWLSFAKQKLAEVAVAATGVSKGRSAIRSEMEANAALLRQRATSPKTNDTAVHERMKQVTPEMAKRDSAFSDRIGKQEQALGLPMLPTTTIGSFPQTQEVRAKRAAFKKGNIDAQAYDAFLKEETERCIRGQEETGLDMLVHGEFERNDMVEYFGEQLKGFAFTKFGWVQSYGSRCVKPPIIFGDVSRPTAMTVFWAEYAQSLTSKIMKGMLTGPVTILQWSFVRNDQPRSETCRQIALAICDEVQDLEAAGIQAIQIDEAAFREGLPLRRSDWKEYLDWAGESFRLSTTGVKDETQIHTHMCYSEFNDIIEAIAAMDADVISIETSRSQMELLDAFVDYNYPNQIGPGVYDIHSPRVPSVMEMELLLRKALEVLAPSQVWVNPDCGLKTRGWAEVKPALQNMVKSAEKLRAELADKKIAS from the coding sequence ATGGTCATAGCGGCTAATTTAGGATTTCCGCGCATTGGCGCGCAACGTGAGTTAAAAAAAGCAGTTGAGAGCTATTGGAAAGGCTCCATGACCGCAGACATGCTCATGCAAGTGGCCGCTGACTTACGCCGCGAACATTGGACCTTGCAACACCGTCAAGGCATCGACCATATCCCGTCGAATGATTTCTCATTCTACGACCAAGTCTTGGATATGATCTGCACGACGGGCGCGATTCCAGAACGTTATAATTTTGAGGGCGAGCAAGTGGATTTAACCACCTATTTCGCGATGGCACGTGGTGCGCAACAAGGTGGTTTGGATGTTCCAGCGATGGAAATGACCAAATGGTTCGATACGAACTACCACTATATTGTTCCAGAATTTTCCGCTGAGACAGACTTCAAATATCTTTCTCGCAAAGCGGTAGAGCAATTTAAAGAAGCAAAAGAGCAAGGCATTCACACGCGTCCGGTGATTATCGGCCCGGTGACATTCCTATTGTTGGGTAAGATGAAGGGTGCGGAAAATGCACTTGGCCTATTGCCGAAATTGCTCCCTGTTTATGAAGAACTATTGGCTGAATTAGCTGCCGCTGGTGCGGATTGGATTCAAGTCGATGAGCCAATGTTGGTGATGGATTTGCCAGCGGGTGCGAAGGAAGCTTACACTACTGCTTTCGATAAGCTCAATGCAGTATCAGGTAAATTGCATCTGATGGTCACAACGTATTTTGATACATTGGGCGATAATCTTGAAACAGCGGTGAACCTCAATGCAGCCGGTTTGCATATTGATTTGATCCGCGCGCCGAAACAGCTAGACGCTGTGCTTGCCGCATGGCCGGGTAAGAAGGCACTTTCACTCGGTGTAATTGATGGCCGTAACATCTGGCGTGGCGATTTGACCCAAGCCGTGAAGGTGATTGAGAAAGCCGCTGATGCGATTGGTACGGAATGGATTCAAGTGGCGCCAAGCTGCTCACTCCTGCATACGCCAGTCGATCTGGATCAAGAGAAAGAATTGGATGCTGAGCTAAGGGGCTGGCTCAGTTTCGCCAAGCAAAAGCTTGCAGAAGTCGCCGTTGCGGCGACGGGCGTGAGCAAAGGTCGTTCAGCGATTCGTAGCGAGATGGAAGCCAATGCCGCGCTTCTACGGCAACGCGCTACTTCGCCTAAAACGAACGATACGGCTGTACATGAGCGCATGAAGCAAGTGACGCCTGAAATGGCGAAACGTGATTCTGCTTTTTCCGATCGTATTGGCAAGCAAGAGCAAGCCCTTGGTTTACCGATGTTGCCAACCACGACGATTGGTTCATTCCCACAAACGCAAGAAGTGCGTGCAAAACGTGCGGCCTTTAAGAAAGGTAACATTGATGCGCAAGCCTATGATGCTTTCTTGAAAGAAGAGACGGAACGTTGCATCCGTGGTCAGGAAGAAACTGGCCTCGACATGCTGGTGCATGGTGAGTTTGAACGTAACGACATGGTTGAGTATTTCGGCGAGCAGCTGAAAGGTTTTGCCTTCACGAAATTTGGTTGGGTTCAATCTTACGGTTCACGTTGTGTGAAACCACCGATCATTTTCGGTGATGTGTCGCGTCCAACGGCGATGACGGTTTTCTGGGCGGAATATGCGCAGAGCCTGACGTCGAAAATTATGAAGGGCATGTTGACGGGTCCCGTTACGATCCTTCAATGGAGTTTTGTGCGTAACGATCAACCGCGTTCTGAAACTTGCCGTCAAATCGCACTTGCGATTTGTGATGAAGTGCAGGATTTGGAAGCCGCCGGTATTCAAGCTATTCAAATCGATGAAGCCGCATTCCGTGAAGGTCTGCCACTTCGCCGTAGCGATTGGAAAGAATATTTGGATTGGGCCGGCGAGTCATTCCGTCTGTCAACGACCGGCGTGAAAGACGAAACGCAGATTCATACGCATATGTGTTATTCGGAATTCAACGATATTATTGAAGCCATTGCTGCGATGGATGCGGATGTGATTTCGATTGAAACGTCACGTAGCCAGATGGAGCTATTGGATGCATTTGTTGATTACAATTATCCGAACCAGATCGGCCCTGGGGTTTATGACATTCATAGCCCGCGTGTACCAAGTGTGATGGAGATGGAGTTATTGCTTCGCAAAGCACTCGAAGTGCTCGCGCCAAGTCAGGTTTGGGTAAACCCGGATTGCGGTTTAAAAACGCGTGGCTGGGCTGAAGTGAAGCCTGCTTTGCAGAATATGGTGAAATCAGCCGAGAAACTCCGCGCTGAACTAGCCGATAAGAAAATAGCTAGCTAA